The proteins below come from a single bacterium genomic window:
- a CDS encoding ABC transporter substrate-binding protein — translation MRNASEHMVKKDPRPLERAGRIAAALLLLAGTVAAAPELTVAYHLDDHAAPLFDACLYPKDFSARYGLFLRQAEPRLSYSLIDGKSNTLKLRLAYCGSDSAVLAALLSGRAQVGILASEDVLAAVIQGQPVRIIAPLQRASDVLVVNRSVPARNWKEFAAWAKAQNRPVLIGYLGQYSMAALGFAQALECDGIIYSTTLPGSTPHSSRQGFGVGELGTKDVQLIQADDRAELATELSYGRFDAALLQEPAATWVSSLRGCPAIGRTDILPPGRFEDRPGTVVAATESTIATRGDDVGRFLELMAVATHYANNHTRNTLAAVNLWLGLSPELESIPLRSMGFSSRPDFSFTDGIWNWYFALRLRNALPQNLAGYMEEKDWLGVPYDSLLLIPALDRAGARIIR, via the coding sequence ATGCGCAACGCTTCTGAACACATGGTGAAGAAAGACCCCCGACCGCTCGAACGTGCAGGCAGAATCGCTGCCGCACTGCTGTTGCTTGCCGGCACAGTCGCGGCCGCGCCCGAATTGACCGTGGCCTATCACCTCGATGACCACGCGGCGCCGCTGTTCGACGCCTGCCTGTACCCGAAGGACTTCAGCGCCCGCTACGGCCTGTTCCTGAGGCAAGCCGAGCCACGGCTGAGTTACTCGCTGATAGACGGGAAGAGCAACACTCTCAAGTTACGCCTGGCCTACTGCGGCAGCGATTCGGCGGTCCTTGCCGCGCTGCTATCCGGCCGCGCGCAGGTCGGGATCCTGGCATCCGAGGACGTGCTCGCGGCAGTCATCCAGGGGCAGCCGGTAAGAATCATAGCTCCACTTCAACGCGCCAGCGACGTGCTTGTCGTCAATCGTTCTGTTCCAGCCAGGAACTGGAAAGAGTTCGCCGCGTGGGCCAAGGCGCAGAACCGGCCGGTGCTAATCGGCTACCTGGGCCAGTACTCGATGGCAGCACTGGGATTCGCGCAGGCGCTCGAATGCGATGGCATAATCTACTCAACAACCCTACCCGGCAGCACTCCACACTCAAGCAGGCAGGGGTTTGGCGTCGGGGAACTGGGAACGAAAGACGTCCAGCTCATTCAGGCAGATGACCGTGCTGAGCTGGCAACGGAGCTCTCGTATGGCAGATTCGACGCGGCCTTACTTCAGGAGCCGGCGGCAACCTGGGTAAGCTCGCTCCGCGGGTGTCCGGCCATCGGCCGCACCGACATCCTGCCGCCGGGTCGGTTCGAAGACCGCCCTGGCACTGTCGTTGCCGCGACCGAATCAACCATCGCCACGCGAGGCGATGACGTAGGCCGCTTCCTTGAACTGATGGCCGTTGCGACCCACTACGCGAACAACCACACTCGGAATACGCTTGCGGCGGTCAACTTGTGGCTAGGACTTTCACCAGAGCTGGAGAGCATTCCGCTCCGCAGCATGGGCTTCTCCTCGCGGCCGGACTTCTCCTTCACCGACGGCATCTGGAACTGGTACTTCGCCCTGCGCCTGAGAAACGCCCTGCCGCAGAACCTGGCTGGATACATGGAGGAGAAAGACTGGCTGGGTGTGCCCTATGACTCGCTGCTGCTCATTCCGGCGCTCGACCGCGCCGGCGCGAGAATCATACGCTAG
- a CDS encoding diaminopimelate decarboxylase: MRFDDFFVKDGRFVADGVTLEEIAAKYQTPLYLYSATAIRTKLRLLKQSFPAFDICYSLKSNPNPSVCDILRRSGSGAEVSSPKELATALAAGFTPENIVYVAPAKSAADVEQVLRAGVHAIVADSASDLELIEAAARSLAVRPRVLLRINTKESQPEAKEVMVGGPSKFGFDEERVVTDVTGAKLENARIAGIQVYSASQVLDKVWLGTHIEYVFKLARRLSLEIGFKLETVDFGGGFGVPQNEGDTELDLAGLAEAVSASLAAFRAENPNCRLLFESGRFLVAEAGVFVTRVVRVKESRGRVFAICDGGMNAFSRPVFMRIRHPARLLNRLDEGRGAGDEGRGLRRVDVCGPICTPLDCIAKDEHLPMPKPGDLVGLLNAGAYGYTMSLLDFMSRGRPTELVADAGELRRA; the protein is encoded by the coding sequence ATGCGCTTTGATGATTTCTTCGTGAAGGATGGCCGGTTCGTGGCGGATGGCGTGACGCTGGAGGAGATTGCGGCCAAATACCAGACTCCGCTCTACCTCTACTCAGCCACGGCGATCAGGACGAAGCTACGGCTGCTGAAGCAGAGCTTCCCCGCGTTCGACATCTGCTATTCACTTAAGTCAAATCCAAACCCGTCGGTCTGCGACATCCTGAGGCGTTCCGGTTCCGGCGCCGAGGTCAGCTCGCCGAAGGAGCTCGCGACGGCACTTGCCGCAGGGTTCACTCCCGAGAATATCGTCTATGTGGCGCCGGCCAAGAGTGCGGCCGACGTCGAGCAGGTGCTGCGGGCCGGCGTTCACGCAATCGTCGCCGATTCGGCCTCAGACCTCGAACTGATCGAGGCTGCCGCACGCAGCTTGGCGGTGAGGCCCCGAGTGCTCCTTCGTATCAACACGAAGGAGTCGCAGCCCGAAGCCAAGGAAGTGATGGTCGGCGGCCCGAGCAAGTTCGGGTTCGACGAGGAGCGCGTCGTGACGGACGTGACCGGAGCAAAGCTGGAAAACGCCAGAATCGCGGGAATCCAGGTCTACTCGGCAAGCCAGGTGCTGGACAAGGTGTGGCTCGGGACGCACATCGAATACGTGTTCAAGCTGGCGCGGCGGCTGAGCCTGGAAATCGGGTTCAAGCTGGAGACCGTTGACTTCGGAGGCGGGTTCGGCGTGCCGCAGAACGAGGGCGACACGGAGCTGGACCTGGCCGGGCTGGCCGAGGCCGTGTCCGCGTCGCTGGCGGCGTTTCGTGCTGAGAATCCAAACTGCCGGTTGCTCTTCGAGAGCGGGCGATTTCTCGTGGCCGAGGCAGGCGTGTTTGTCACCCGCGTGGTGCGGGTGAAAGAGTCACGGGGCCGGGTGTTCGCAATCTGCGACGGCGGCATGAACGCGTTTTCGCGGCCGGTGTTCATGCGCATCAGGCATCCGGCCCGACTTCTCAACCGGCTAGATGAGGGACGAGGGGCGGGGGACGAGGGACGAGGGTTGAGGCGGGTGGACGTGTGCGGCCCGATTTGCACGCCGCTGGATTGCATCGCCAAGGATGAACACCTGCCGATGCCGAAACCCGGCGACCTCGTGGGCCTGCTCAACGCGGGCGCATATGGCTATACGATGAGCCTGCTCGATTTCATGAGCCGGGGACGACCGACAGAACTAGTTGCAGACGCTGGCGAGTTACGCAGAGCGTAG
- a CDS encoding DUF364 domain-containing protein yields MTDIFAVLRERAFERMEKAPAEDFLVRGIWRVELAFKPNPAERTFKYTFWLAMTRGQGCCYCTGDDQRGRELVGHDVRELVGEKTCISIAALDSLYATMERRPAASFQLVGTPIQKTDARTEIILHEAERLVSGICSRPARVVNVGLVGNIVRDLVARGYDVRASDMERDTVGTKVHGVLVEDGTRTYDLVRESDLAIVTGMTIATDSLELIVEEAKKAGTKLLVFAETGANFGEEYCRSIGVDAVVSELFPFYIFQGTSTIEVYRRA; encoded by the coding sequence ATGACCGACATATTTGCCGTATTGCGGGAGCGGGCGTTTGAGAGGATGGAGAAGGCGCCAGCAGAGGATTTCCTGGTCAGGGGCATATGGAGGGTGGAACTGGCGTTCAAGCCCAATCCGGCCGAGCGGACATTCAAGTACACGTTCTGGCTGGCGATGACGCGCGGGCAGGGCTGCTGCTACTGCACCGGCGACGACCAGCGGGGCCGCGAGCTGGTAGGACACGACGTGCGGGAACTGGTCGGAGAGAAGACGTGCATTTCCATCGCGGCATTGGATTCGCTCTACGCAACCATGGAGCGCAGGCCGGCGGCCAGCTTCCAGTTGGTCGGGACACCGATACAGAAGACTGACGCGCGGACCGAGATCATCCTGCATGAGGCCGAGCGACTGGTCTCGGGCATCTGCTCGCGCCCGGCGCGGGTGGTGAATGTCGGACTGGTGGGGAACATCGTGCGGGACCTGGTGGCGCGCGGCTACGACGTGCGGGCGAGCGACATGGAGCGCGACACGGTCGGCACCAAGGTTCACGGCGTGCTGGTCGAGGACGGCACCAGGACGTATGACCTTGTGCGTGAGTCCGACCTCGCTATCGTCACCGGCATGACCATCGCTACCGATTCGCTTGAGCTCATCGTGGAAGAGGCAAAGAAGGCCGGGACCAAGCTGCTCGTATTCGCCGAGACCGGCGCCAACTTCGGCGAGGAGTACTGCCGGAGCATCGGCGTGGATGCGGTCGTGTCCGAATTGTTCCCGTTCTATATCTTCCAGGGGACGAGCACAATCGAGGTATACCGCAGGGCATAG
- a CDS encoding alpha/beta fold hydrolase has product MFERFGDCLPDVKAAVDFAESRGCRKVFLQGHSLGAMKVVHYLARTRDPRVAGLILLSPADTQGWIHEKLGATFPKALAYAKRLVRQGRETELMPPRFYEGPVSARTFVEAYGPKSLTGIFNISRTDQEEFPELAAVEVPVFLAVGTVEEYFVGPAQGFVEGIAECLDNCLSFSGVVIEGAPHNYLEHEQALAAELGDWLRQRMAER; this is encoded by the coding sequence ATGTTTGAGCGTTTTGGCGACTGCTTGCCGGATGTGAAGGCGGCGGTGGACTTCGCTGAGTCGCGCGGCTGCCGGAAGGTGTTTCTGCAGGGGCACAGCCTTGGCGCGATGAAGGTCGTCCATTACCTTGCCAGGACGCGCGACCCTCGCGTCGCCGGGCTCATCCTGCTTTCTCCGGCTGATACGCAGGGCTGGATTCATGAGAAGTTGGGCGCGACGTTCCCCAAGGCGCTTGCCTATGCCAAACGATTGGTTCGGCAGGGGCGGGAGACGGAGTTGATGCCTCCGCGGTTCTATGAGGGCCCGGTTTCCGCGCGGACTTTCGTTGAAGCCTATGGCCCGAAGTCGCTGACCGGCATCTTCAACATCAGCCGCACCGACCAGGAGGAGTTTCCGGAACTCGCGGCGGTCGAGGTGCCCGTATTCCTCGCGGTCGGTACGGTCGAGGAGTACTTTGTCGGCCCGGCGCAAGGCTTCGTCGAGGGGATTGCCGAGTGCCTTGATAACTGCCTGTCGTTTTCCGGTGTCGTCATCGAGGGCGCGCCGCACAATTATCTTGAGCATGAGCAGGCTTTGGCGGCCGAACTCGGAGATTGGCTGAGGCAGAGGATGGCAGAGCGATAG
- a CDS encoding GIY-YIG nuclease family protein, which translates to MSTNSILNGPVRDRARTQLAALGRWLDDFLASRARPFRTLVPSKLPTTGGIYAISITRGPYAGIVYVGTTKNLRQRLYQNHLMGDKHASQLRNALVHFDCAYDHDEAKRFMRESCGYRFFEDTNEKERQVKEAFAIAALRPEFSIYKGKEH; encoded by the coding sequence ATGTCCACCAACTCAATACTGAACGGCCCCGTCCGGGATCGCGCAAGGACCCAACTCGCAGCCCTTGGCCGATGGCTTGACGACTTCTTGGCGTCGCGGGCGCGGCCGTTCAGAACGCTTGTGCCAAGCAAGCTACCCACGACCGGTGGGATTTATGCCATCTCTATCACGCGTGGGCCTTACGCAGGAATCGTGTATGTCGGGACAACCAAGAACTTGCGCCAACGCCTGTACCAGAATCACCTGATGGGAGACAAGCACGCTTCGCAGCTTCGCAATGCCTTGGTGCACTTTGACTGCGCGTATGACCACGATGAAGCCAAGCGCTTCATGAGAGAGAGCTGTGGGTACCGTTTCTTCGAGGACACGAACGAGAAGGAGCGCCAAGTTAAAGAGGCCTTTGCCATAGCAGCGCTACGACCGGAGTTCTCTATCTACAAGGGTAAGGAGCATTGA
- a CDS encoding ATP-binding protein, whose product MKVDGATIVLNLLETHKGQVAAHEGGVSSVAQPGDYLGIPTGALLVIVKVQSVEFMEPREAHTRGVGTTESFDEPLRQMSTASIGYIQRENGALHFVAESWKLPALGAEAFPLSDAELHVALHALPANDRPLSLGWDARSGTAEVVVGINSLLSRHSAVLGGTGQGKTHFVAALAQQLFTLPRSRIIIFDVNGEYAPAVSGLGVRVKVTKLGSGYRIPYYALGRNGLARLVLPSDRAQMPAFRFAVEHLQYVVADKEGARLTDRDSNELFDDCRNSGADLALKALEDIRSNKAKKADQWPHMRALSCLAAEWYVLKRDRNNVPTRDAFLYGHVCSLVNRIRGLTEDPRFLDVVDVEGGEPCDAQLDWTCESRMMVEKFFGKKRSGKRGWRVHLVDLSSVTKDLMPFVLGSLLEAYASEIFKRGPGKTHPTLLILEEAHHYLRELPGEEEGVRQALAYERLAKEGRKFGLSLMVCTQRPGELSPTVLAQCGTWFVFRLTNEADQKAVSSGAEVADKLTLKEIPGLPRGQAVVMGNAVPFPQRVSVVRPDPEPKSDDPRFVKEWSEAG is encoded by the coding sequence GTGAAAGTCGACGGGGCCACCATAGTCCTCAATCTGCTTGAAACACACAAAGGGCAGGTGGCCGCGCACGAGGGCGGCGTTTCTTCGGTAGCCCAACCAGGAGATTACCTGGGCATCCCGACGGGTGCCCTTCTAGTCATCGTGAAGGTGCAGTCCGTCGAGTTCATGGAGCCGCGCGAAGCACACACGCGCGGTGTCGGTACAACAGAGTCGTTCGACGAGCCTCTAAGACAAATGAGCACGGCGTCTATTGGGTATATCCAAAGAGAGAATGGAGCGCTGCACTTCGTGGCCGAATCATGGAAGCTGCCAGCGCTCGGCGCGGAGGCGTTCCCTTTGTCCGACGCAGAACTGCACGTGGCCCTACATGCACTGCCAGCGAACGACAGGCCGCTCAGCCTCGGATGGGATGCTCGCTCTGGAACTGCAGAGGTCGTCGTCGGCATCAACTCACTGCTCTCGCGGCACTCGGCCGTACTGGGCGGTACTGGCCAAGGCAAGACGCACTTCGTGGCAGCTCTAGCCCAACAGCTGTTCACTCTCCCGCGTTCGCGCATTATCATATTCGACGTGAATGGTGAGTACGCGCCTGCGGTATCTGGACTAGGGGTACGTGTTAAGGTAACCAAACTCGGAAGCGGCTATCGGATTCCCTACTACGCACTTGGCCGCAATGGTCTTGCGCGGCTGGTGCTGCCCAGCGACCGGGCACAGATGCCTGCTTTCCGGTTTGCGGTCGAGCATCTGCAATACGTTGTAGCGGACAAAGAAGGAGCGCGACTCACTGATCGTGACTCCAACGAGCTCTTTGACGACTGCCGGAACTCTGGCGCGGACCTCGCGCTGAAGGCACTCGAAGACATCAGGTCCAACAAGGCCAAGAAGGCGGATCAATGGCCTCACATGCGGGCGCTGTCCTGTCTTGCGGCTGAGTGGTACGTACTCAAGAGAGACAGAAACAACGTCCCGACACGGGATGCCTTTCTCTATGGACACGTCTGCTCGCTAGTCAATCGCATACGTGGACTCACGGAGGACCCCAGGTTCCTCGATGTGGTCGACGTTGAGGGAGGTGAGCCCTGTGACGCGCAGCTCGACTGGACATGTGAGAGCCGCATGATGGTAGAGAAGTTCTTCGGAAAGAAAAGGAGCGGCAAGAGGGGGTGGCGTGTACACCTCGTGGACCTAAGCTCAGTCACAAAGGACTTGATGCCATTTGTCCTAGGCTCACTCTTGGAAGCGTATGCATCCGAGATATTCAAGCGAGGTCCTGGAAAGACGCATCCCACGCTGCTCATCCTAGAGGAGGCACACCATTACCTAAGGGAGTTGCCCGGCGAAGAGGAGGGCGTCCGTCAGGCGCTGGCCTACGAACGGCTGGCCAAGGAAGGACGGAAGTTCGGACTCTCGCTGATGGTATGTACGCAGAGGCCAGGCGAGCTGTCGCCGACTGTCTTGGCTCAATGTGGCACTTGGTTCGTATTCAGGCTTACGAATGAAGCAGACCAGAAAGCGGTGTCCTCGGGTGCCGAAGTTGCGGACAAGCTGACACTCAAGGAGATACCTGGTCTGCCGAGAGGGCAGGCAGTCGTGATGGGCAACGCAGTTCCGTTCCCTCAACGAGTCTCGGTAGTGCGGCCTGACCCAGAACCCAAATCGGACGACCCGCGCTTCGTGAAGGAATGGAGTGAAGCAGGATGA
- a CDS encoding SIR2 family anti-phage-associated protein yields MAESNVALRGERMMTTRELRSHIAAAMRLQNVGVLLGAGASHEVGGKTMSEVWTDFEQSSPDGLQWLIAEGFVTKSDGDAAGVNVETLLDTLRTAEAEWERQKAKGLDKLRLHRLALLRTLVSATLLDRKLFGHPTRCDDAESLSTHRKLLGRLVASRQPGQPAPWAFTLNYDLALEWAAESMRLMAINGFSGLHNRTFAPHNFDLAYRNVLARGEARFGSYHFYLAKLHGSLTWRLNQEGHVREVACNAIWGKLKKLVDNEVGAEWPDLVVMPGTSKYMQTTDYLFGELFRRLGDFLARPQTTILINGYGFGDVHVNRVLLSALQNPTLQMIIYAPEVSFDKAAKIDEVSLDKAGSELSKFVKLQSPQVTVVGNADRAHFEEFVRDLPEPTLLDEFSERARALLAPLLKLSAVNETTDDDEMENGIGPQEVRRGRIDL; encoded by the coding sequence ATGGCTGAGTCTAACGTCGCGCTAAGAGGCGAGAGAATGATGACCACGAGAGAGCTACGGTCGCACATTGCTGCTGCGATGAGGCTTCAGAATGTGGGCGTACTGCTGGGAGCCGGTGCCTCCCATGAGGTCGGCGGTAAGACGATGTCAGAAGTGTGGACTGACTTCGAGCAATCCAGTCCCGACGGCCTTCAATGGCTGATAGCCGAGGGGTTCGTGACCAAGTCGGATGGCGACGCTGCCGGCGTGAACGTCGAGACTTTGCTGGACACATTGAGGACTGCCGAGGCCGAGTGGGAGAGGCAGAAGGCCAAAGGTCTAGACAAGCTCAGGTTGCATAGGTTGGCGCTCTTGAGGACTCTGGTCTCGGCTACACTGCTCGACAGGAAGCTATTTGGGCATCCGACGCGTTGCGACGACGCAGAGTCATTATCCACGCACCGCAAGCTCCTGGGTCGACTGGTCGCATCGAGACAGCCAGGGCAACCCGCCCCGTGGGCTTTCACCCTCAACTATGACTTGGCCTTGGAGTGGGCAGCCGAGTCGATGCGTCTCATGGCGATTAACGGCTTCAGCGGACTTCACAATCGGACATTCGCACCGCACAACTTCGACCTTGCCTATAGGAACGTCCTTGCCCGCGGCGAAGCAAGGTTCGGTTCTTATCACTTCTATCTGGCTAAGCTGCACGGCTCTCTAACATGGAGGCTGAACCAGGAGGGCCACGTGCGCGAGGTAGCATGCAATGCTATATGGGGAAAGTTGAAGAAGCTGGTAGACAACGAGGTCGGTGCGGAATGGCCGGATCTCGTAGTCATGCCGGGGACGTCAAAGTACATGCAGACCACAGACTACCTCTTCGGCGAGTTGTTCAGACGCCTCGGCGACTTCCTAGCCAGACCACAGACAACGATCTTGATAAACGGCTATGGTTTTGGTGACGTTCACGTCAACCGAGTGTTGCTAAGCGCGCTGCAGAACCCGACGCTACAGATGATCATCTACGCACCTGAGGTTTCGTTTGATAAGGCTGCCAAGATAGACGAAGTGTCCCTGGATAAGGCAGGCTCAGAGCTCAGCAAGTTCGTCAAGCTCCAATCGCCGCAGGTGACTGTGGTGGGTAACGCTGATCGCGCGCATTTCGAGGAGTTCGTCCGCGACCTCCCTGAACCGACCCTCCTCGATGAGTTCAGCGAACGAGCTAGGGCCTTGCTAGCTCCACTTCTGAAGTTGTCAGCCGTCAACGAGACCACAGACGACGATGAGATGGAGAACGGCATCGGGCCACAAGAGGTACGGCGGGGACGCATCGACTTATGA